Within Spinacia oleracea cultivar Varoflay chromosome 4, BTI_SOV_V1, whole genome shotgun sequence, the genomic segment aactctcctataaaaggagaagagtttttgcttttcaaaacacacaactgatctttgcaaaatatatcttaagagcttaaacgtttttaaaagagaatcagttttcaaaagagtgtcccttgagttccttattactttgagctttattacgtactagagttttatatcaaattgtattttgggtttaagtgttgagtgatccttaattgacttagagttaagtcaaagagaaagagagcgatttagagttaagtcaaagagaaaaggagcgacttagagttaagtcaaagagaaaaggagcgacttagagttaagtcagagagataaagaggagcacagtaatcaaaggggattgctgtggggaactcgtgttcgagaggaactcgagttaaagagtgtatttgtaatagagttattgcattaatacaaaagagtagtgaggttcttcttgattagggtcaagaaggttcctccgttttatatctttcttcgctcattattctcagtctctttattgtttaaatttcgcaagaaacttacccaagttcctaagaaacaattcacccccctcttgtcaagtgttcctactgaactatgaGTTATATTTCcgtataatatttaatttaaacaattaaCTTATTTGAtccaaaataaattattcaacATACGACAAGATTTTGAGGTACCTTCTAAAAATAGGTACAACATTTTGATGCCTTTGAAAGGTAAACAAAAAAAACCACAAGATGTTTTTACATACGACAAGATGTTTTTACAATTCAATGCCTTTGAAAGGTAAACAAAAAAAACCACTCTATTTAGGACATGATCCGAAACAATTAAAAAGAAAGTatgaataattcaaacatattGATGTTGCTTGGGATTCGAGTTAGTAGAGGCAGCATCAAGCTGAGAATTTGCCATGGCAATGCCACCTTGATATGGAACCACAACAGCTTCTGGTGCAGAACAATGACATTTAGCCgagaagaagtagaaggaaAGTAGACCTTCGAAACAGGCAACATATACCATCCAGGCAGCCGCTCCAAATAAGTTACGTTTTAAGATATAGCAACGTCCTGTTGAGACGAGAAACTCCTGACGAGAGGTGAGGTATGAACCAGATACAAGCAGAGCAATCCCAGCACCACCACTGATCCTGCAGTAACATATATACAACGACCGTTCATCGTAAGATGAGAGATTGACACGTATAAGAATATTACTTGAAGAGTTGAAGACGATCAAATACTATACATACCACGAAAAAATGAAAGCTAAGATTGCCCCGGAAATTGATTTAGCGTTGGTAATTCTCCGGCGATAAGCAGAGCGAAAAAAAACACTGATAACTATTTGGTGGATAAATGTGACTGCTGCTGCTATGTATCCAAGTATAATTGCTGGAGTTTTTGGGTATTCACATTTACCAGACGTTACAGTAATGTCTGATGCCTGATAATCATAACATGTACACATTTAATTAGTTACGGATTTGAGACTAAGGTTATGAATGCTTATGTTAATTTGTTACGGATTTTCTCACCAAAAACAAAATAGTTTCGGATTTTAGACTAAGATCAAAACTTTTTGGTATGAGACTGATCGAGAGAGGATCCTTAAGAAGCGTGGCCAGGCAAAAGGTCATGGAACCGGATCATATGGCTAGCGTACGTTCATTTAATAATGTCAATAGTAAACACCAACTAAGATCCGTCGTTGAGTGAGAGGGACTTCGAATATGTGACCTATTCTACACATATTGCTTTACTGCATGAATATTGACTCATAATGAATATTTTCTCAGTTTCTATAAGATTGCCTCATTTGACTTTTCCCGGTGTTCGACACCtgacataaaataaaaatatctcAAATTTTACATTTgtaataattataaaaagttaatattcaaaaaatatacattgaaATAAATCTAACAAAAACTCAcgtgagtatatatatatatttttttagacAATCTGATTTCatggttaatttttttttaaatgtgatCCAAAAAATTGCAACGGCCAATGTTTTAAAAACGGAGGAGTACATAATAAACTTTAGATGGTATCTTTTCCCTAAACTCATCAAAACTAGATGGAGTAAAATGTTTACCTTGATCTTTGTAGCCCCAGCAACCAAAGCAAGTACGATGGCTGCGGTACCCAGGAAACTCACAGCTAGGTATTCCCACACTTTGGTCTCTCCCATGTTGACTTCTCTTGTCTTTGTGCCGCTCTCTAGTTGCTTTAATTTATATTATTCCTAACTCCCAATTTTTTCAATTCCTTTTATCCTTCTTTCCTTCTCACCATAATATTTAATACGTTGTATTACTATATTTTAAACCAATTACTACTTCGTACGAAGTATTAGTTTAATCACTTGGAATTGAAGAATAAGCCTTTGGTCGGTATATTTGTATATGGTTGTGCTTAAGGTTGACTTGTCAAATATATTGTATACGTGTTCTCTAGtagttttgaataattaagccAAAGCTAATTAGCTGATTTGAC encodes:
- the LOC110789633 gene encoding uncharacterized protein; this encodes MGETKVWEYLAVSFLGTAAIVLALVAGATKIKASDITVTSGKCEYPKTPAIILGYIAAAVTFIHQIVISVFFRSAYRRRITNAKSISGAILAFIFSWISGGAGIALLVSGSYLTSRQEFLVSTGRCYILKRNLFGAAAWMVYVACFEGLLSFYFFSAKCHCSAPEAVVVPYQGGIAMANSQLDAASTNSNPKQHQYV